In Nocardia yunnanensis, one DNA window encodes the following:
- a CDS encoding ATP-binding cassette domain-containing protein, which yields MIQARGLGKRYGDVPAVDNLSFDVRPGVVTGFLGPNGAGKSTTMRLMLGLDHGSGRTLFDGQTHAELADPLRSVGVMLDARSVHPTRTAIGHLRMIAAGAGIGERRVEEVLGLVGLCDVAGKRAGGFSLGMRQRLGLAAALLGDPATLILDEPANGLDPEGVRWLRDLLKGLARQGRSVFVSSHLLNEMAHLADSLIVIGAGRLLAAESVADFVQRNSAPRLVARTDRPQALAEMLSRNGFQVRIQPDGAVVADGDDRQRVAVLAMQAGLLVTELTQERTSLEEAYFHATADATQYRGHIAA from the coding sequence ATGATCCAGGCACGCGGACTCGGCAAGCGCTACGGCGACGTCCCGGCTGTCGACAACCTGTCCTTCGACGTGCGCCCCGGCGTGGTGACCGGTTTCCTCGGACCCAATGGCGCGGGCAAGTCGACCACCATGCGACTCATGCTCGGCCTCGACCACGGCAGCGGCCGCACATTGTTCGACGGCCAGACCCACGCCGAACTCGCCGACCCGCTGCGATCGGTCGGCGTGATGCTGGATGCTCGCTCGGTGCATCCCACACGCACCGCCATCGGGCATCTGCGCATGATCGCGGCCGGCGCGGGCATCGGCGAGCGGCGCGTGGAGGAGGTGCTCGGACTGGTCGGGCTGTGCGATGTCGCGGGCAAGCGGGCGGGCGGATTCAGCCTCGGCATGCGGCAGCGACTCGGCCTGGCCGCCGCGCTGCTGGGCGACCCGGCCACCCTCATCCTCGACGAACCCGCCAACGGGTTGGATCCAGAAGGCGTGCGATGGCTGCGTGATCTGCTCAAAGGGCTTGCGCGCCAGGGCCGCAGCGTCTTCGTCTCCTCGCATCTGCTCAACGAGATGGCGCATCTGGCGGATTCGCTCATCGTCATCGGCGCCGGCCGGCTGCTGGCCGCGGAATCGGTGGCCGACTTCGTGCAGCGCAATTCCGCCCCGCGTCTGGTGGCCCGCACCGATCGACCGCAGGCGCTCGCGGAAATGCTGAGCCGCAATGGCTTCCAGGTCCGGATCCAGCCCGACGGCGCGGTCGTGGCAGACGGCGACGACCGGCAGCGGGTGGCGGTCTTGGCCATGCAGGCGGGCCTGCTGGTGACCGAGCTGACCCAGGAGCGCACCAGCCTCGAGGAGGCGTACTTCCACGCCACCGCCGACGCCACCCAGTACCGCGGCCACATCGCCGCCTGA
- a CDS encoding cutinase family protein translates to MQAGHAPELVSKKVTTMRRATALFAALLLALLFSTMTHLTAPKANADDCTGDWAIGIGGLGDNTSSIFAPYVNQPVGYNSADPMSGLNELDRLFWQHRNDCPGDHIRIIGHSEGAGIVHAWVTAHQDVDNANAILLSDPKRDAGPGWAGLSSTPGSGIIGYPLAGVDDWFGGFPVLTVCNHDDQICDTSAGWWGYLFGGAHGRYDFNVWDYGDWDSGVWYR, encoded by the coding sequence GTGCAAGCCGGGCATGCCCCGGAGTTAGTGAGCAAGAAAGTTACGACCATGCGTAGAGCAACGGCGCTCTTCGCCGCATTACTGTTGGCACTCCTCTTTTCCACCATGACACACCTGACGGCTCCGAAGGCCAATGCCGATGACTGCACCGGTGATTGGGCGATCGGCATCGGCGGGCTCGGCGACAACACGTCGTCGATCTTCGCGCCGTACGTGAACCAGCCTGTCGGATACAACTCCGCCGACCCGATGTCGGGGTTGAACGAACTCGATCGGCTGTTCTGGCAGCACCGCAACGACTGCCCCGGCGATCACATCCGGATCATTGGGCACAGTGAAGGCGCCGGAATCGTGCACGCCTGGGTCACCGCACACCAGGATGTCGATAACGCGAATGCCATTCTGCTGTCGGATCCCAAGCGGGACGCGGGCCCGGGTTGGGCGGGACTGTCCTCGACTCCCGGCAGCGGGATCATCGGTTATCCCCTTGCGGGAGTCGATGATTGGTTCGGCGGCTTCCCGGTTCTGACGGTGTGCAACCACGACGACCAGATCTGCGACACTTCGGCCGGCTGGTGGGGTTACCTCTTCGGGGGAGCACATGGTCGTTACGATTTCAATGTCTGGGACTACGGCGACTGGGATTCCGGCGTCTGGTACCGGTAA
- a CDS encoding sensor histidine kinase, which produces MSGTRRVGRVILDVLLAVIFGVTALDEVHTSSMGLLPGAAGPPVAITVAVVLLVRRVRPLAVLAVAVLGFVLVGAAGPVVLGIFTVADRYGNRRPTWLSVAGSLLILAVPWGASTYPALFFGRTAIMAVVLSVPLLLGLWTSQRRETVAALRDRAEQAECERDLRAAAAVEAERLRIAGELHDIVAHRISQITVLAGALEVSADGKPAEIAATIRTTGSRALTEMRELLGILRTSEAGAPRDDTGPVPLRPAPDLSAIAELVEVAVAAGQQVELTAPAVLPPVAGPVGRAAYRVVQEALTNAAKHAAGAEVRVDIAALGDRLDVDVRNGRGDPTALAAAGSGFGLVGMRKRVELAGGALHSGPLPGGGYRVHASFPWQEGS; this is translated from the coding sequence GTGAGCGGGACGCGACGGGTCGGCAGGGTGATCCTCGACGTCCTGCTCGCTGTGATCTTCGGGGTGACGGCGCTCGACGAAGTGCACACCTCCTCGATGGGGCTGCTGCCCGGGGCCGCGGGCCCGCCGGTGGCGATCACCGTCGCTGTCGTGCTGCTGGTGCGGCGGGTGCGCCCGCTGGCGGTGCTCGCGGTCGCGGTGCTCGGATTCGTGTTGGTGGGCGCGGCCGGACCGGTGGTGCTGGGGATTTTCACGGTCGCGGATCGATACGGCAATCGGCGGCCGACCTGGCTGTCCGTCGCCGGGTCGCTGCTGATTCTCGCGGTGCCGTGGGGTGCGAGCACGTACCCGGCGCTGTTCTTCGGCCGCACCGCCATCATGGCGGTCGTGCTCTCGGTGCCGCTGCTGCTGGGCCTGTGGACCAGCCAGCGCCGGGAAACCGTGGCGGCCTTGCGCGACCGCGCCGAACAGGCCGAATGCGAACGCGATCTGCGCGCGGCGGCCGCGGTGGAGGCGGAGCGGCTGCGTATCGCGGGCGAGCTGCACGATATTGTGGCGCACCGGATTTCGCAGATCACCGTGCTGGCCGGGGCGCTCGAGGTCTCCGCCGACGGCAAGCCGGCCGAGATCGCGGCGACCATCCGCACCACCGGTTCGCGGGCGCTCACCGAGATGCGTGAGCTGCTGGGGATTCTGCGCACCTCGGAAGCCGGTGCGCCGCGCGACGATACCGGTCCTGTTCCCTTGCGGCCGGCCCCCGACCTGAGTGCCATCGCCGAACTCGTCGAGGTGGCGGTGGCCGCCGGGCAGCAGGTCGAACTCACCGCGCCCGCCGTGCTGCCACCGGTGGCCGGACCGGTCGGCCGGGCGGCGTATCGGGTGGTTCAGGAAGCGTTGACCAATGCGGCCAAGCACGCCGCCGGAGCCGAGGTGCGCGTCGACATCGCCGCGCTCGGCGACCGGCTGGACGTCGATGTCCGCAATGGGCGCGGTGATCCGACCGCGCTGGCCGCCGCGGGTTCCGGATTCGGGCTGGTCGGCATGCGCAAACGAGTCGAGCTGGCCGGTGGCGCACTGCATTCCGGTCCGCTGCCCGGCGGCGGGTATCGGGTGCACGCATCGTTCCCATGGCAGGAGGGTTCGTGA
- a CDS encoding ABC transporter permease, protein MYNAIRYELTRLATVRSTWVLLALGLTLQGFIAYLSASRDYATPAEQFTASVHGLPLLLAALFATAVAVNAFGHEYRYGTITTTMLTVRRPGRVMAAKALTTGVLAALYGVALAGVTVLVQAAVSTVPNETSRLAYAFAGMPVYVTLAALAGLGVAAITRNATVAMVAAIGFPTVVETGAVLAGANLRVMPFLAAGQAVQPGGGNAALLVLPLFALTAGLLTTGAVLHARRDV, encoded by the coding sequence ATGTACAACGCGATTCGCTACGAACTCACCCGCCTGGCCACCGTGCGATCGACCTGGGTGCTGCTGGCCCTCGGCCTCACGCTGCAAGGTTTCATCGCATATCTGTCCGCGAGCCGCGATTACGCGACGCCCGCCGAGCAGTTCACCGCCTCGGTGCACGGGCTGCCGCTGCTGCTGGCCGCGCTGTTCGCCACCGCCGTCGCGGTCAACGCCTTCGGGCACGAATACCGGTACGGGACCATCACCACCACCATGCTCACCGTGCGCCGCCCGGGCCGGGTGATGGCGGCCAAGGCGCTGACCACCGGTGTGCTCGCCGCGCTCTACGGTGTCGCGCTGGCCGGTGTCACGGTGCTCGTGCAGGCCGCGGTCTCGACCGTGCCGAACGAAACCTCGCGCCTGGCTTACGCTTTCGCCGGCATGCCGGTGTATGTGACGCTGGCGGCGTTGGCGGGCCTCGGGGTGGCCGCCATCACCCGCAATGCCACGGTCGCCATGGTCGCGGCCATCGGTTTCCCGACCGTGGTGGAAACCGGTGCGGTGCTGGCCGGAGCGAACCTGCGGGTCATGCCGTTCCTGGCGGCGGGGCAGGCGGTGCAGCCGGGCGGCGGGAACGCGGCGCTGCTGGTGCTGCCGCTGTTCGCGCTCACCGCGGGTTTGCTAACAACGGGCGCGGTGCTGCATGCGCGTCGCGACGTGTGA
- a CDS encoding TetR/AcrR family transcriptional regulator: MQANSDSSKQERTFTELARRAQIVDAAIEVIADQGYANASFAKIAKQAGLSSTGMISYHFRGKGDLIREVVTRIMQLSAEFVGAELDTAAGYQGRLRAFFAANLALVDAYPKHLRALSNIAANAGTDDPHLFGLLDQLGAVAAAQAEILRAGQREGVFRTFDPAVMVLAIRGALDAAIARAAFDPHFDAAATAGELADIFDRATRKDA; encoded by the coding sequence ATGCAAGCAAACTCTGACTCGAGTAAGCAAGAGCGCACGTTCACCGAACTCGCCCGCCGCGCCCAGATCGTGGACGCGGCCATCGAGGTCATCGCCGATCAGGGCTACGCGAACGCCTCGTTCGCCAAGATCGCCAAGCAGGCCGGGCTCAGCAGCACCGGCATGATCTCCTATCACTTCCGGGGCAAAGGCGACCTGATCCGCGAGGTCGTCACGCGCATCATGCAGCTGTCGGCCGAATTCGTCGGGGCCGAACTCGATACCGCGGCGGGCTATCAGGGGCGGCTGCGCGCCTTCTTCGCCGCCAACCTCGCCCTGGTCGACGCGTACCCGAAACACCTACGGGCACTGTCGAACATCGCGGCCAATGCCGGCACCGACGATCCGCACCTGTTCGGGCTGCTCGATCAGCTCGGCGCGGTGGCCGCGGCCCAGGCCGAGATTCTGCGGGCGGGCCAGCGCGAGGGCGTGTTTCGCACCTTCGATCCAGCCGTCATGGTGCTGGCCATTCGCGGCGCCCTCGACGCCGCCATCGCGCGAGCCGCCTTCGATCCGCACTTCGACGCCGCCGCCACCGCCGGTGAACTCGCCGACATCTTCGACCGCGCGACCCGTAAGGATGCCTGA
- a CDS encoding L,D-transpeptidase: MGVRRRELLLGIAGGVVLAGCGRDHPQARKPPAPAVIRFDPAPGALASPRATGAVTVTGGTLTTVEWIDETGRALPGSLTPDRRGWTATEPLGYGHTYTAKAVAHGETGEIIATTTYPTVAPDQLVDVSLRSANQNELAENDTYGVGFVLVAHFDQAIDKAAAENCLRVVTEPATTGSWFWLDDRNAHWRPEHYHAPGTRITVSANLFGIELGDGVYGARDQRVSVTIGAAHVAIADDDTKQIQVFDNGNLVRTMPTSMGRGGTAVIGGRLLSFWTRPGVYTVLDRKDPVIMDSATYGLPTNSRMGYRTSINHAVRISHDGIYVHELAESVWAQGNTDISHGCLNISPADAAWFYDFVVSGDVVEVRNTGGDPLDIWQNGDWSIPWADWRHGSARS, translated from the coding sequence GTGGGAGTGCGACGTCGTGAACTACTGCTCGGGATCGCCGGCGGGGTGGTGCTGGCCGGTTGCGGCCGCGACCATCCGCAAGCGCGAAAACCGCCCGCGCCCGCGGTGATTCGGTTCGACCCCGCGCCCGGCGCCCTGGCATCACCGCGCGCCACCGGTGCCGTCACCGTCACCGGCGGCACTCTCACGACGGTGGAATGGATCGACGAGACCGGACGCGCGCTACCCGGCTCGCTGACCCCGGATCGGCGCGGATGGACCGCCACCGAACCGCTCGGCTACGGCCACACCTATACCGCGAAAGCGGTGGCGCACGGGGAAACCGGGGAGATCATCGCGACCACCACGTACCCGACCGTCGCACCGGATCAGCTGGTGGACGTGTCGCTCCGCTCGGCCAATCAGAACGAGCTCGCCGAAAACGACACGTACGGAGTGGGTTTCGTGCTCGTCGCGCACTTCGATCAGGCGATCGACAAGGCGGCCGCCGAGAACTGCCTGCGAGTGGTCACCGAACCCGCCACCACCGGCTCCTGGTTCTGGCTCGACGACCGCAACGCGCACTGGCGGCCCGAGCACTACCACGCGCCAGGAACGCGGATCACGGTGTCGGCCAACCTGTTCGGCATCGAACTCGGGGACGGCGTCTACGGCGCGCGGGATCAACGCGTCAGCGTGACCATCGGCGCGGCGCACGTCGCCATCGCCGACGACGACACCAAACAGATTCAGGTCTTCGACAATGGAAACCTGGTGCGCACCATGCCGACTTCCATGGGCCGGGGCGGCACCGCCGTGATCGGCGGTCGCCTGCTGTCCTTCTGGACGCGTCCCGGCGTCTACACCGTCCTCGACCGCAAGGATCCGGTGATCATGGACTCCGCCACCTACGGTCTGCCCACCAACTCCCGGATGGGCTACCGCACCAGCATCAATCACGCCGTCCGCATCTCCCACGACGGCATCTACGTCCATGAACTCGCCGAATCGGTGTGGGCGCAAGGCAATACCGATATCTCGCACGGCTGCCTGAACATCTCCCCCGCCGACGCCGCCTGGTTCTACGACTTCGTCGTCTCCGGCGATGTCGTGGAGGTCCGCAATACCGGCGGCGACCCCCTCGACATCTGGCAGAACGGCGACTGGAGCATCCCCTGGGCCGACTGGCGGCACGGCAGCGCCCGGAGCTGA
- a CDS encoding VC0807 family protein: MVTDRTDAQKRAALRRHVARQVILELILPLGVYYGLRAAGFSPWTALIAPALLALAFLGYDAVRHRRVDAVALFTLTMIVIGTVVSLVTGDPRTLMVRDSWLFGLIGLWILATLFTRHPMMRSMARTIVTVKIGEAGYREWDARWDSDARFRHRLRVLSAVWGAGFAADAVIRIVVAYSLPLDAIPLVTTLQWLVVLGGLIGFHIFYVNRNDLKV, encoded by the coding sequence ATGGTCACCGACCGCACCGACGCCCAGAAGCGGGCGGCATTGCGCAGACATGTTGCGCGCCAAGTGATTCTGGAACTGATCCTGCCGCTCGGGGTGTACTACGGGTTGCGCGCGGCGGGTTTCAGCCCGTGGACGGCGTTGATCGCCCCGGCGCTGCTGGCGCTGGCGTTCCTCGGCTACGACGCCGTCCGGCATCGCCGGGTGGACGCGGTCGCGCTGTTCACCCTCACCATGATCGTCATCGGCACCGTCGTCTCCCTGGTCACCGGTGACCCCCGCACGCTGATGGTCCGCGACAGCTGGCTGTTCGGCCTGATCGGGCTCTGGATTCTGGCGACGCTTTTCACCCGGCATCCCATGATGCGCAGCATGGCTCGCACCATCGTCACCGTGAAAATCGGTGAGGCCGGATATCGGGAATGGGATGCGCGCTGGGACAGCGATGCTCGTTTCCGTCATCGGCTGCGGGTGTTGTCCGCGGTATGGGGCGCGGGTTTCGCCGCGGACGCCGTCATTCGAATCGTCGTCGCCTATTCGCTGCCGCTCGACGCCATTCCGTTGGTCACCACGCTGCAGTGGCTGGTGGTGCTCGGCGGGCTCATCGGCTTCCATATCTTCTACGTCAACCGCAATGATTTGAAGGTCTGA